TTAAAGTACATAGCATGTATATACTGAATAGAACTTGTATCATGATTTTTCATgagatcgatcgatcgatcgatcgagagagagagagagagagagagagagagagagagagagagagagagagagagaggatcaAGTCCAatcatttattcaattaatgagTTCCATTTACTCCAGCAGGTATGGAAAAATCTTATtcacaattttcataaaaaatatacttttgGGTCTCATGAAAAGGTTTGAAGGGATACCTCAAATCTTACATATAGGCATTTTTAGTACACCTCATTGTATAAATGTACTTGATATTTAGTACACCTCATAGTATGAATATAATTGATATTTAGTACACTTCaatgtataaatgtaattaatatTCAGTACACTtcattgtataaatgtaattaatatGTAGTACACCtcattgtataaatgtaatgAGTATCTAGTACATCtcattgtataaatgtaatgAATATCTAGTTCACCtcattgtataaatgtaatgAATATCTGGTTCACCtcattgtataaatgtaatgAATATCTAGTTCACCtcattgtataaatgtaatgCATATCTAGTTCACCtcattgtataaatgtaatgCATATCTAGTTCACCtcattgtataaatgtaatgAATATCTAGTTCACCtcattgtataaatgtaatgCATATCTAGTTCACCtcattgtataaatgtaatgAATATCTGGTTCACTTCATTGAATAACTGTAACTAATATGTAGTACACCtcattgtataaatgtaatgAATATATAGTACACTTCACTGTATAACTGTAATTAATATGTAGTAATCCtcattgtataaatgtaattaatatTCAGTACACCTCAttgcatataaatattataattaatcCAGAGAAGAAGTATATTTGGGACTGATTTATTTTTGCCAAacaatccaaaaataaaattactttttgttataagtatatgaaaatttgtttaattttgaatgTAATACTAAAACTCTGATAAAAATTCCTACACACAGTCACACTCCCATAAAATGTGTATTACCGTCTCTTCTTTTGTATTACAAAAGaattctgtttttgttttttaattttgattaaaaacaaGTTTGTTGCTACCATCCTATATCTATAATtctttttttgtgattttaaaatgcAACAACTTTATCTACGAAAGCCGGATAGGCTCATTcttgaaaagtaaaaaaaaaaaaaaaaaaaaaaaaaatctgtttctcgttataacaagttaatcatctcgttataacgagttagtatctctttataacgagttaactaactcgttataacgagataatgaaCTTGCAATAACAAGATATATTATGGAAACTTTGTAGGTCCTTCTAAAGATTGTTCCTGTAGTTTTTAAAACAAGTCATTGCAataatacaattacatgtacttaaagaaataaaaaataatactaacgcgttataacgagataattaactcgttataacgagatattaaATCGTCattacgagatactaactcgttataacgagttaattttttttttactttttcaaataTGAGCCTATCCGGCTTTCGTATTTATCAGATTCCATTCTTCCCTACTTAAATCGAAGGTTTCATTCCATTTATCTCTACATGTTGCTCCTGTGTTTTGATTTAGAATTTCGTAAATGGGTTTGATCTTTTGCATTTTAATAGAGTATATACTTAACTGTATTAAGGGGAGGGGAAATTTAGTAAGAAGGCCAATAAATTTTTCCTTTCTGAGACAGGTTTTCACGGCTTGTATTATACCTAAgtaatctaaaaataaaatatttaattatgaTTGGATAGAGTCTGACAGAttcttcataggaatataaattACCCTCTTCATTGACAAGATCattaacaaaatgtacattATAGTCATACAAGTGCCTATGGAAGATAGTTTTACCACCTATGAGAAAATTGGGATGAAGAAATAATGGTATATTGTATGCATAGACTACCTGATATGGGcctatattttcattgattttttctTGAAACTCACTCCAGGCTTTTAAAATAACATCTACCTCAAATCTGttattaattttacatgttctaAGTGAGTCTTTCCACAGGTAAGTATTTTAATCCAAATATTAAGATGTCTTTGATATTTGGAAAGGGAGATATTTTATACCGTTTCATTTGAAACCACCTCGGTGCATAAATTCACCTTTACAATGCATGTgctaaaaatcataatttattaagagttctattgtgacgtcatccaATTGCGTAcgcaaaatcaatgaaaaacaatagcgtgacgtcataatatatAGTTTGTTGAGAAGTAAGGTACATTTTGACGAGTTTGCTGTTTCTGTCAACTTTGCTAAATTCTGATTTACCATGGATATCACAGAGAAGACTGTGTGGGTACAGTTTCGGGTTCACTTTGTTACCAACAGCGAAAATCTTGTTTTGGGTATCACTGGTTCCCTTCCCGAATTAGGGCAGTGGAACGTGACACGAGCTGTAGTTGCAGGTAAATTTCCATATTAATCAAAATTACCAGTAAGGCaacttattacatgtatgattatttttttttattctcttCCCCGATGACAATCTGCGGTATGTTTCATTTTGTAATCTTCAGCCTTTTTATTTGCTTTTTTCGGAACTTTTGAATCtatttgataaatttatttGGAACAAGTTCACTGGTATCATTAATGATTTGTAACACACAGTTAATCACTGGTATCTTTAATGATTTGTAACACACAGCTAATCACTGAAATATTTAATGATTTGTAACACAcagctaatcactgatatcattaacgatTTGTAACACATAGCTAatcattgatatcattaatgatttgtaacacacagctaatcactgatatcattaacgatttttaacataaatcactgatatcattaataATTGTAACATACcgctaatcactgatatcattaacgatTTGTAACACACAGCTAATCATGAGTGTATACTATAGATTACGAATGCTGAGCCGAATTTAATCAGTTTATGAAAACAGAATGTcctttttaataaatttgaatttttcataGTAAACAATAAGTTAATCATATTCATGCATTACTGATTGTGAAATCAAATTTACCAGATAGTTAAGATTTATAAAGCATAGCAAAATGAAAGCAAAAATTGTGTTGATTCTAATGAAACAAAGGTAAATGTGTATCCTAATTTATACTAATAGACATTTCAAATTCCACATAATAACATGTCTAGTTCACTTCCAAACATTTTTTAACTTTACAGATGAAATTCCCAAAAGTTCAGGGGAATGGATTGTATTAATCCAACTTCCAGCAAATGTCACGTTTGACTGGAAGTGGGTGGTACTTTCCCAGAAGAACGCCACGATTACCGCATTCCGGTGGGAAGAAAGAGACAATAGAAGAACTGAGCTGGAGGAACAGGGTCGTCGGTGTTACGCCGCGTGGAATTACGACGCGGCGTATGAAACCATCACTAAATTTCCAGGTATTTAAGTTTCACGTAGAAGTATATCCTGATTTggtatatacccatcaatgtttcgttttttgatactgtggattggatagagtgtgatccggttttccggatcaaaACACTGTGGTTTTCTAATTCCATATCAGTATCCCCTGAAACTGTTagcgtcacaatgcatcaacgcaacgttgtttttttttgtagaaaGTACTGACCgagtcacaaacaaaactgcgtaaaAAAATTCACTGTACATAtatctgtatttttgataatttggattacatttagtatcttataaatgtggatttaaaatgcataagagggtatataatgaatttatcattactacagtaacttgatccgaagagttggatcacgtctcgtcaacaggcgcggatcatcagatcaaactcaaaatactaatttttattgtattctATTTTGTGACTGGTCAAATAAAACGAGGATATGCAATTTATTTCGTATAATCTGGTTTGGCAAGGGAACACCCCCTCCCGTACGACAACTAGCACTTCTTTCACTTAATGGCCTCCCGTAATAACTTTGGAAAGATGGTGTTCCATGTCCTGCCGGGAGCTCGGGCTGGACACTAATCTGGATCATCCCAACGTTTGTGTATACACATACACAGACTATCGTAACATTATGCataaacagtggcggatttagagggagTCTCGGTGGTTGCAACCCtgtttttcatcaatttatttcgTCAATTTGGGGACTTTATCCCCCACTCATCCTCCAATTTCGGGAGCGGAAAAGATACGAACCTGgatagcacccccccccccttttgaatattttctagATTCACCACTGagagatttatatatatatattcattttgtaattagttTCGGCTTTCCTTAAGTATTGAACATCTCTATTTCAGTTGATGAATGGAAGTGGATGGATGATGATGCTCAGGATGATGAAGAACAATCTCCTGAGAGTGAACATGTTTCCCCGAGGCGTATAAATGTAGGCTACTTTCCTAGTGTCGTGTTATCGTCCTATCAAGGTATCCGACACAAAGTGGTAGCCTTTTGTCATTTGATAAGGGGGATTTTCAGAAGAGGTTGAACAGATGGACAGCTATATGTACAGTTAGATCATTTCTGCATGGTTTTTAATTCTATTCTGCCTTATGTAATAAATTCTAATGATTTGTGTCACAGTCGTTAACTTTTTACGTCGATCTAGTTCATCAGTAGACTAACAAATTGCATTTCTATCCCGCTTTATATCTTAATTAAACAACGTTACAATCTTTGTGTTTTATTCCACACATAAACTTGACCCCACCCCCTTTATTATTAGAGAAATTGGGTACTTAATTAACACTGCAAAGACAGAGCTgaaaactggttaaaaccggttaATCACTGATTTAAACATTTACCGATTTACAAAGAGTCAACAGTGTCACCCATGGAATCGGTAACATGTCTTCCGGTGTAACGGCTCAACATCGGAAAAAGTCAGCTCGTTATCAGTACCTCCTGTCAGATACTTCACCCTGAGTGAATGAATACTAGGGGTGATGGAAATAACACCCCCTACCCGTCATCACTACCCGGAATGGTGTTCTTTGTATGTGCATCACTTTGCTTGGGAATACCTCCCCCTTCCTTTCGCTGCTTTGTTACCTGCACTTCCTATGATACGCGATAACTTATAATAAGTTTCCTTAAGCTTGGGAAGATGTTCTTAAATTCAACACAGAGTAGATGTACTTGGATTTGGCGAGGAAGACGCTCTTCGATTTTCAGAATCATTGGAAGTTGAAATTTTCTACAttgattttaaattatatttcacatgttaTCTGGGTATCTTTCTCTAACCTCTTCTTTTCTTTTCCTCTCTATTTCCTCTCCTGTGAATTATTCCTCATTACAAGCCGAAGCTCCAGGTATCAATCATGgggtacttttttttttttagttaagCATGCCAGTTAAGATAATAGCAGTAAATTGTCATATTTTAGGTTGGTTgcttgattgtttgttttacgtcccgtcgagaaattttcactcatattgatacATCACTAGTTGTAGCTtgagtaccacaaatttagatctatgcttagGCGCTTACGGCCGACGCCTGCCGCAACACGGGATCTCTGTTTTTAAGGccccgtgattttcacttctaaatgccgagcatttCGCGAAGCAGCATTCACTActtatgttaacgtcttaggtttgacgcggccatgacacgggcggggctcgaactcacgtcctcccggttacgaagtcCCTCCGAAACACAGCTGAAGGAATCTGATTTTGCTACACTTTTGTCTTGGTAAAATAACTTTTTAGAAGGGGAATATGATATTACAAACATTTACAAAGGATATGGGTTAAAGAAGATAAGCATACGGGAATTCATTTTGTCTTTATAACTTGTATGGATGAAACAAATTAATTATACAAGATGATGGTTTGGAATCTTCCCTTAATATAAATGACAAGAAAATCGTTCTCTGAATTAAAGAATATGTTATGAAGAAGATGGATGATATTAAGAGTAAGTTCTGGAAATATGTTGTCAAAGCTTGGATCTTGCTCAGTGATAAATCCACAGAAAAtaagatataattatatatatgaaaacatgaagataacgaacaatataAATCTTCTAGATAATACAAAAAGTTGAAAGCAGAACAAACAGGGATCCCAGCTGGAAACACACAAAGTAGGATCGAGTGTCTAGGTGGAGTATACACCCCTGTCGAGCCTATATCTTGataggtaaatggagtaatccgaagtcaaaatcggGTTTTAAAGAACACTTATTTGTATGATACACGTTAgtcagcattcgacctaatggcTGGTGTACTTGtaaattatatcgttataacgagaatagagtttgcgaaatgctgactttaaagacctttgaaacccctgtacacCATCAccgtatttgtcagtagcttacttcgatataaaaactgatcataagcagaGCATGCTCGTGTGTATATAGTCAGGTTGGGACAtagacaccatatgcaggtgataatggtacTACGTGAATTCTTCTTATCATTTCCTTACATTTCTCAACATAACATGAATGAATACGCACCGAATCACATataaaaagtaaagaaactcAAGTGTTTAGTAAGTGCAGAACAAGGGAACGTTTCACATTATGCTTTACGTTGGCCTTGGGATAAGGAAGAATTGGACAGACTCAAACGCAACGCAGGCCATGATGATGGTTTCCGTGATGTTTCCAATAACCATAACTCGAGAAGACCAAAGAAGCACATTAGAATACGTAATATTATTAACAGGTTTTGCCTGAAAAACCTTAATATTTTAGTTATCTATTGTTAATTTTGCAACTGATACAATTTTTACACACagtcaattcatttattttcataggtTGCTTGATATTGCCATATTGCATGGATTCTATATTATCCAttcatttatattgtttaaattgaaacaTGATGCAGGAACTATTTTCCAGGCGTTGGCAGatgtgtatgtgaagcttgcgtaatgGGCCCTCTGATGAGAGAATGATAGAGCTGTCCACTATCTTTGTTTGCAGCTATCTTTAAGTACAAGCAGTAACTTGTACCCGAAACGTTTTGGTGCGGATCCTGCTTTTTCATGAAAACTTGTCATCCAATAATAGACCAGGTATTGCGATCTacgtaaaggatataagccaaaaactgtccattctgttaGAGCtaaaagaactgatcgaggcccgtagggggctcgatcagttctttctgtca
Above is a genomic segment from Ostrea edulis chromosome 3, xbOstEdul1.1, whole genome shotgun sequence containing:
- the LOC130053552 gene encoding aspartic acid-rich protein-like, with translation MDITEKTVWVQFRVHFVTNSENLVLGITGSLPELGQWNVTRAVVADEIPKSSGEWIVLIQLPANVTFDWKWVVLSQKNATITAFRWEERDNRRTELEEQGRRCYAAWNYDAAYETITKFPVDEWKWMDDDAQDDEEQSPESEHVSPRRINVGYFPSVVLSSYQGTQYDDDGGDDDDDGGDDDDDGGDDDDDVGGDDDDNVGGDDNYY